In the genome of Hymenobacter taeanensis, one region contains:
- a CDS encoding chloride channel protein, whose amino-acid sequence MPASSSRYAKALSWFDTHILQQLYTDRVRRLILQSFPFWFASIIVGVVAVGYEKVFVWAEAVSFGWLQRQPLLAFALTPLAFLVSWGLVQRWAPAARGSGIPQLMAGIELSKPSQHHRTGYLLSLRVAIVKLLSSVALLLGGGVIGREGPTIQISAAIFRAINRLQPAGWPQLSRQIALVTGGAAGLAAAFNTPLGGIVFVVEELTQMHMARFRMAVFSAVIVAGLTAQTLLGSYLYLGFPKVTAHAGWFLATVALVAVLCGLAGAAFAKTLLWINAYRRRYATRLQQAAWVVGCGLLLAALAYAVGQEGVGTGKPIINRLLFQNDGQTPWYLFPVRFAGMALSYSSGGAGGIFATSLSAGAVLGDALCRLGQVPLEDRNLLILVSMVSFLTGVVRSPFTAAILVLEMTDRHSAIFQLLLSGMMAQAVASLIDPHSFYEHLKTGFLREALAQPVPNRPVPHPVANPDLE is encoded by the coding sequence ATGCCTGCATCCAGTTCGCGCTACGCCAAAGCTCTATCATGGTTTGATACACATATCCTCCAGCAACTTTACACCGACCGCGTCAGACGGCTTATTCTCCAAAGCTTTCCGTTTTGGTTCGCCTCCATTATTGTGGGCGTTGTGGCGGTGGGGTACGAGAAGGTGTTTGTGTGGGCAGAGGCCGTGAGCTTTGGGTGGCTGCAACGGCAGCCACTGCTGGCGTTTGCGCTCACGCCGCTGGCTTTTCTGGTGTCGTGGGGGCTGGTGCAGCGCTGGGCGCCGGCTGCCCGCGGAAGTGGTATCCCGCAACTCATGGCGGGCATTGAGCTCTCCAAACCCTCGCAACACCACCGGACGGGGTACCTGCTGAGCTTGCGGGTGGCCATTGTAAAGCTGTTGAGCAGCGTAGCCCTGCTGCTGGGAGGCGGCGTAATTGGGCGCGAGGGGCCTACCATTCAAATATCAGCCGCCATCTTTCGGGCTATAAACCGCTTGCAACCCGCTGGCTGGCCCCAGCTCTCCCGGCAAATTGCCCTCGTGACCGGGGGCGCGGCCGGACTAGCTGCCGCCTTTAACACGCCGCTGGGAGGGATTGTGTTTGTGGTGGAGGAACTGACTCAGATGCACATGGCCCGCTTCCGGATGGCGGTATTTTCGGCAGTTATTGTGGCGGGCCTCACGGCGCAAACGTTGCTGGGGTCTTACCTGTACCTCGGGTTTCCGAAGGTGACGGCACATGCAGGATGGTTTTTGGCTACCGTGGCATTGGTGGCGGTGTTATGTGGCCTGGCGGGAGCCGCCTTTGCCAAAACTCTGCTCTGGATTAATGCCTACCGGCGCCGCTACGCTACCAGACTCCAGCAGGCGGCGTGGGTAGTGGGGTGCGGCCTGCTGCTGGCAGCACTGGCCTACGCCGTAGGCCAGGAGGGGGTGGGCACGGGTAAGCCTATTATCAACCGCCTTTTGTTTCAAAACGATGGTCAAACGCCGTGGTACCTTTTTCCGGTGCGATTTGCCGGTATGGCCCTGAGCTACAGCAGTGGTGGTGCGGGCGGTATTTTTGCTACCTCCCTGAGTGCCGGTGCCGTGCTCGGTGATGCGTTGTGCCGCCTGGGCCAGGTGCCTCTGGAAGACCGCAACCTACTGATTCTGGTGAGCATGGTAAGCTTCCTGACCGGGGTAGTACGCTCCCCGTTCACGGCGGCCATTCTGGTTCTGGAAATGACGGACCGCCACTCAGCTATCTTCCAGCTGCTACTCAGTGGCATGATGGCTCAGGCAGTGGCTTCGCTTATTGATCCGCATTCCTTTTATGAACACCTAAAAACCGGTTTCCTGCGCGAAGCATTGGCTCAGCCTGTGCCAAACCGCCCAGTACCCCACCCCGTAGCCAACCCCGACCTGGAGTAG
- a CDS encoding response regulator, whose product MKLLLVEDEPKLASFVKKGFENEGYELEVAYDGRLGLSLAQKQPYGLVILDVNLPHINGFELCRLIKQQAPQQPILMLTALDSLDDKVMGFEAGADDYLVKPFEFKELLLRARVLTRRHAEGAAVKHLLRIADLELNLDSKAVTRAGQRIDLTTKEYALLEYLLLNRGKVISRVDIAEKVWELNFDTNTNVIDVYVSYLRKKLDKGYDTKLIHTVVGMGYVLREG is encoded by the coding sequence ATGAAACTATTGCTGGTAGAAGACGAGCCGAAGTTGGCGTCATTCGTTAAAAAAGGCTTTGAGAACGAGGGCTATGAGCTGGAAGTGGCCTACGATGGCCGCCTGGGGCTTTCGTTAGCCCAAAAACAGCCTTACGGCCTGGTTATTCTGGATGTAAACCTGCCCCACATCAATGGCTTTGAGCTCTGCCGGCTTATCAAGCAGCAGGCCCCGCAGCAGCCCATACTCATGCTCACGGCTCTGGATAGTCTCGATGATAAAGTGATGGGGTTTGAGGCCGGCGCCGACGATTACCTGGTGAAGCCTTTTGAGTTTAAGGAGTTGCTGCTGCGCGCCCGCGTGCTCACCCGCCGCCACGCCGAAGGGGCCGCCGTGAAGCACCTGCTTCGCATTGCCGACCTAGAGCTTAATCTGGACTCGAAAGCCGTTACCCGTGCCGGGCAGCGCATTGATCTTACCACCAAAGAATATGCCCTGCTGGAATACCTGCTGCTCAATAGAGGCAAGGTTATCTCGCGCGTTGACATTGCGGAAAAGGTCTGGGAGCTGAATTTCGACACCAATACCAACGTCATTGACGTGTACGTGAGCTACCTGCGCAAGAAGCTTGATAAAGGCTATGACACCAAACTGATTCATACGGTAGTAGGTATGGGCTATGTACTGCGCGAAGGGTAG
- a CDS encoding sensor histidine kinase, with protein MLIRNKLILRFTLLVVGIQLCFSIFIYYFQASNREQRFVNRLAGKAAMTARVLLHRDSINDELLRTLHRRDLFTVPGEQISIYGPGHHLLYTSADGLSQKLNSFYLPRIKPSRPVQFRDGQLETIGLYYERNGRPYWIFAAGHDDFGHRQMVRLWLILLAANLGALVLIILAGWYFADESLKPISRIIAQVERITATQLSTRVDEGNGTDEIAQLARTFNHMLGGVEQAFESQKSFLSNASHELRTPLASVLGTLETSYAYDTDLAEAKHSIGSATEEIKKLIELTNGLLSLAKVTDASFRRDLVRLDECLAQAIASCEKRHPGRSIKQQFGQLPPEVEDMFMVRGNEQLLTTALLNLLDNACKYSQDGVQALLSYPSTDAIEVKITDTGIGMEPHELARIYEPLYRAGTNTTAPGYGIGLPMTRKIVLLHGGQIQLTSVVGKGTTASVKLPAATAGPGL; from the coding sequence ATGCTCATTCGCAACAAGCTGATTCTGCGCTTCACCCTGCTGGTGGTAGGCATTCAGCTGTGCTTTTCTATCTTCATTTACTACTTCCAGGCCAGCAACCGGGAGCAGCGTTTCGTGAACCGCCTGGCTGGCAAAGCGGCCATGACCGCGCGCGTTCTGCTGCACCGAGACAGCATCAATGATGAGCTGCTGCGCACCTTGCACCGGCGTGATTTGTTTACCGTACCGGGCGAGCAAATAAGCATTTATGGCCCTGGTCACCACTTGCTTTATACTAGCGCCGATGGCCTGAGCCAAAAGCTCAACTCCTTCTATCTGCCGCGCATTAAGCCTAGCCGGCCGGTGCAGTTCCGGGATGGGCAGCTGGAAACTATTGGCCTGTACTATGAGCGCAATGGCCGGCCTTACTGGATATTCGCCGCCGGCCACGATGACTTTGGGCACCGCCAGATGGTGAGGCTATGGCTGATTTTACTGGCGGCCAATCTGGGGGCGCTGGTGCTGATTATTCTGGCGGGCTGGTACTTCGCGGATGAGTCACTGAAACCAATTTCGCGCATTATTGCACAGGTAGAGCGCATTACGGCAACGCAGCTGAGCACCCGGGTTGATGAAGGCAATGGCACCGACGAAATAGCCCAGCTGGCCCGCACCTTCAACCATATGCTGGGTGGAGTAGAGCAGGCCTTTGAGTCGCAGAAAAGCTTTCTGAGCAATGCTTCCCATGAGTTACGCACGCCCTTGGCGTCAGTGCTGGGCACCCTGGAAACGTCCTACGCCTACGATACCGATCTGGCCGAAGCCAAGCACAGCATTGGCTCGGCCACGGAAGAAATCAAGAAGCTGATTGAGCTGACCAACGGGCTGCTGAGCTTAGCCAAAGTTACGGATGCCTCGTTTCGCCGCGACCTGGTGCGCCTTGATGAGTGCCTGGCCCAGGCCATTGCCTCCTGCGAAAAGCGCCACCCCGGCCGAAGCATAAAGCAGCAGTTTGGCCAGCTCCCTCCCGAGGTGGAGGATATGTTTATGGTGCGCGGCAATGAGCAGCTGCTCACCACTGCCCTGCTTAACCTGCTCGATAATGCCTGTAAATATTCGCAGGATGGGGTGCAGGCGTTGCTCAGCTACCCCTCCACCGACGCCATCGAAGTCAAGATTACGGACACCGGCATTGGTATGGAGCCTCATGAGCTAGCCCGCATTTATGAGCCCTTATACCGCGCTGGCACCAACACTACCGCCCCCGGCTATGGCATAGGCCTACCCATGACGCGCAAAATTGTGCTGCTGCATGGTGGCCAGATTCAGCTTACCTCAGTGGTTGGGAAGGGTACCACGGCCAGCGTTAAGCTCCCCGCCGCTACCGCTGGGCCCGGTCTCTAA
- a CDS encoding efflux RND transporter periplasmic adaptor subunit: MQPLRSLRYSLLTWILPSMLGLGLSGCGTDTQANTATLAKDAPPTLPVTQLNARDTILSHDYVADIQAVRNVEIRARLEGFLEQIYVDEGQTVRKGQPLFRINDTEYKSRLTKAQAELSSAQSAVRVAKLQVERVKLLTDKNIISKTELEVARAKYEAAQAMVQQARTAVANASLHLSYTLVRAPFDGVINRIPLKMGSVIEDGTLLTTVSDIHAMFAYFNVSEAEYLEYVKKSGQDSARSTNEVRLLLADGSTYPVKGKVETVESQFQANTGSIAFRARFDNPKKLLRHGASGRVRLSSTVEDAVLVPQKSVFEVQDKNYVYMVDAAGKVKQHPFQPQTRLSDFYVVKTGLKSGDKVVYEGVQELRDGASITPKYVKMDDLINEAR; this comes from the coding sequence ATGCAACCTCTCCGCTCACTCCGATACAGTTTACTTACCTGGATTCTTCCTTCTATGCTAGGCCTGGGCCTTTCTGGCTGCGGGACTGACACGCAGGCCAACACAGCCACTTTGGCCAAGGATGCGCCGCCTACTTTGCCGGTAACGCAGCTAAACGCCCGCGACACAATTCTGAGCCATGATTATGTAGCCGATATACAGGCCGTGCGCAACGTGGAAATTCGGGCGCGGCTGGAAGGCTTTCTGGAGCAGATCTACGTGGATGAGGGCCAGACAGTACGCAAGGGTCAGCCGCTGTTCCGCATCAACGATACCGAGTATAAGAGCCGGCTCACGAAGGCTCAGGCCGAGCTAAGTAGTGCTCAGTCGGCGGTTAGGGTAGCCAAGCTGCAGGTAGAGCGCGTCAAGCTGCTCACGGATAAGAATATCATTTCCAAAACGGAGCTGGAAGTGGCCCGGGCCAAGTATGAAGCGGCCCAAGCAATGGTGCAGCAGGCGCGCACGGCCGTAGCCAACGCCTCTCTGCATCTCTCCTACACGCTGGTGCGTGCCCCGTTTGATGGCGTTATAAACCGCATTCCGCTTAAAATGGGGAGTGTGATTGAAGATGGCACCCTGCTTACTACAGTGTCAGATATTCACGCCATGTTCGCGTACTTCAACGTGTCGGAGGCGGAGTATCTCGAGTATGTAAAGAAGAGCGGTCAGGACTCAGCCCGCAGCACCAACGAGGTTCGGTTGCTGCTTGCCGATGGCTCTACCTACCCCGTAAAAGGCAAAGTAGAAACCGTGGAGAGCCAGTTCCAGGCTAACACTGGCTCCATCGCCTTCCGGGCCCGCTTCGACAACCCCAAGAAGCTGTTGCGCCACGGCGCCTCGGGCCGTGTGCGCCTGAGCAGCACCGTAGAAGACGCCGTGCTGGTACCCCAGAAGTCGGTGTTTGAAGTGCAGGACAAAAACTACGTGTACATGGTAGATGCGGCTGGTAAGGTCAAGCAACATCCCTTTCAGCCCCAAACTCGCCTCTCCGATTTCTACGTGGTGAAAACGGGCCTTAAGAGCGGCGACAAAGTAGTGTACGAAGGTGTGCAGGAACTGCGCGACGGGGCCAGCATCACACCTAAATACGTGAAGATGGACGACCTAATCAACGAAGCGAGATAA
- a CDS encoding four-helix bundle copper-binding protein: MLPRQQHVLDALNSCLIACEHLALTGLELPELHRGVRLSRDCADLCRLTATFVMRQAEHTVHILRECAELCRSCADECTQFSNEAARTCTETCRRAEDACRTAFITPTFAP; encoded by the coding sequence ATGCTCCCCCGCCAACAACACGTTTTAGATGCACTTAATTCTTGCCTCATTGCCTGCGAACATCTGGCTCTTACTGGCCTAGAGTTGCCAGAACTGCACCGAGGCGTGCGCCTAAGCCGCGACTGTGCCGACCTCTGCCGCCTTACCGCCACCTTTGTTATGCGCCAGGCAGAGCATACTGTGCACATCCTGCGCGAGTGCGCTGAGTTGTGCCGCTCCTGCGCCGATGAATGCACTCAGTTTTCCAATGAGGCTGCTCGCACGTGCACTGAAACCTGCCGCCGGGCCGAAGATGCCTGCCGCACTGCTTTCATAACGCCCACGTTTGCGCCCTAG